One genomic region from Jilunia laotingensis encodes:
- a CDS encoding glycoside hydrolase family 10 protein, producing the protein MNLRTFTILLSVLFLSMGMKAQTPGSSAYPKREFRAAWIQTVNGQFKSMPTERIQQILIEQLNSLQGAGINAIIFQVRPEADALYASQLEPWSRFLTGVQGKTPTPYWDPMQFMIDECHKRGMEFHAWINPYRAKTNLNVTLADNHLYNIHPEWFVTYGNQLYFDPALPESRKHICMVITDIVSRYDVDAIHMDDYFYPYPVAGKDFPDDNSFARYGGGFTNKADWRRSNVNILVKKIHETVREIKPWVKFGISPFGIYRNEGTDPLGSKTNGLQNYDDLYADVLLWAREGWIDYNIPQIYWEIGHPRADYETLVNWWAKHTENRPLFIGQSVMNTVEHADPKNPSINQLPRKMALQRAYQTIGGSCQWPASSVVENAGKYRDALVQEYHKYPALVPVFDFMDNEAPDKVRKVKPVWTADGYMLFWTAPKAKTEMDRAVQYVVYRFDSKETVNIDDPSHIVAITRDNFYKLPYENGKTKYRYVVTALDRLHNESKSVSKKVKL; encoded by the coding sequence ATGAATCTTAGAACCTTTACCATTCTTTTGTCGGTCTTATTCCTTTCAATGGGAATGAAGGCTCAGACTCCGGGTAGTAGTGCTTATCCGAAACGTGAATTTCGTGCAGCATGGATCCAAACCGTTAACGGGCAATTCAAAAGTATGCCTACGGAGAGAATACAACAGATACTCATTGAACAACTTAACTCATTGCAAGGTGCGGGCATCAATGCAATCATTTTTCAGGTACGTCCTGAGGCTGATGCACTTTATGCTTCTCAACTGGAACCGTGGAGCCGTTTCTTGACAGGTGTACAGGGTAAAACACCGACTCCTTATTGGGACCCGATGCAATTCATGATTGATGAATGTCACAAACGGGGTATGGAGTTTCATGCCTGGATTAATCCTTACCGGGCAAAAACCAACCTGAACGTGACGCTTGCCGATAATCATCTATATAACATTCATCCGGAGTGGTTTGTTACATATGGAAACCAACTCTATTTTGATCCGGCATTACCGGAAAGTCGTAAGCATATTTGCATGGTGATTACCGATATCGTTTCCCGTTATGATGTGGATGCCATCCATATGGACGATTACTTCTATCCTTATCCTGTTGCCGGGAAAGATTTCCCCGATGATAACAGTTTCGCCCGTTACGGAGGAGGTTTTACGAACAAAGCCGACTGGCGTCGCAGCAATGTGAACATCCTTGTCAAAAAGATACATGAGACTGTGCGTGAAATAAAACCGTGGGTAAAGTTCGGGATCAGTCCTTTCGGCATTTATCGTAATGAAGGCACTGATCCGCTGGGGAGTAAGACAAATGGTCTGCAAAATTATGATGATCTGTATGCTGATGTCTTGCTGTGGGCACGCGAAGGCTGGATCGATTATAATATTCCGCAAATATATTGGGAAATCGGTCATCCTCGTGCTGATTATGAGACTTTGGTAAACTGGTGGGCAAAACATACGGAGAATCGTCCTCTTTTCATCGGCCAATCTGTGATGAACACTGTAGAGCATGCCGATCCGAAGAATCCTTCCATCAATCAATTACCCCGTAAGATGGCTTTGCAGCGTGCTTACCAAACGATCGGAGGTAGTTGCCAATGGCCTGCCAGCTCGGTGGTGGAGAATGCGGGGAAATATCGCGATGCCTTGGTACAGGAATATCACAAATATCCTGCTCTCGTTCCTGTATTCGACTTTATGGACAACGAAGCTCCGGATAAAGTTCGGAAAGTGAAACCTGTATGGACTGCGGATGGATATATGCTATTTTGGACAGCCCCGAAAGCAAAAACCGAAATGGACCGTGCTGTTCAGTATGTGGTATATCGTTTTGACAGTAAAGAAACGGTAAATATCGATGATCCTTCTCATATCGTGGCCATAACAAGAGATAACTTCTATAAGTTACCCTATGAAAATGGTAAAACAAAATATCGTTATGTCGTTACTGCTCTCGATCGTCTGCATAATGAATCGAAATCAGTAAGCAAGAAAGTAAAATTATAA
- a CDS encoding chromate transporter has translation MIYLQLFYTFFKIGLFGFGGGYAMLSMIQGEVVTRYGWVSSQEFTDIVAISQMTPGPIGINAATYVGFTSTGSIWGSVIATFAVVLPSFILMLTISKFFLRYQKHPIVEAIFSGLRPAVVGLLASAALVLMNVENFGSPTQDTYSFIVSILIFLVAFIGTRKYKTNPILMIIACGIAGLLFY, from the coding sequence ATGATCTACTTACAGTTATTCTATACTTTTTTTAAAATCGGCCTTTTTGGTTTCGGAGGAGGATATGCCATGCTTTCGATGATTCAGGGAGAAGTAGTCACTCGTTATGGATGGGTCAGTTCACAAGAATTCACGGATATAGTTGCCATCAGTCAGATGACACCGGGTCCCATTGGGATCAATGCAGCAACCTACGTCGGATTCACATCAACAGGCAGCATCTGGGGATCGGTTATAGCCACGTTTGCCGTGGTACTACCTTCTTTCATATTAATGCTCACAATCAGTAAATTCTTTCTTAGATATCAGAAGCATCCCATAGTGGAAGCCATTTTCAGCGGACTACGCCCAGCTGTAGTAGGCCTGTTAGCCTCAGCAGCATTGGTACTGATGAATGTAGAAAACTTCGGATCTCCCACTCAAGATACCTATTCCTTTATTGTCAGCATCCTAATCTTTCTCGTTGCTTTTATCGGGACAAGAAAATACAAAACAAATCCTATATTGATGATTATTGCTTGTGGTATAGCAGGACTTCTTTTTTATTAA
- a CDS encoding chromate transporter translates to MNIYLEAFGIFFKIGAFTIGGGYAMVPLIENEIVKKRKWIAQDDFMDLLAISQSAPGILAVNISIFIGYKLKGIRGSIITALGTVLPSFIIILAIALFFHNFKDNVIVERIFKGIRPAVVALIAAPTFTMAKSARINRYNMWIPVVSALLIWLLGFSPIWIIIAAGIGGFLWGQWKRRRRN, encoded by the coding sequence GTGAATATTTATCTGGAAGCATTCGGCATCTTTTTTAAAATAGGTGCTTTTACTATCGGTGGAGGCTATGCAATGGTTCCACTTATTGAGAATGAGATAGTAAAAAAGAGAAAATGGATAGCCCAGGATGATTTTATGGATTTGTTAGCAATCTCACAATCTGCGCCTGGAATACTGGCGGTAAATATTTCCATATTCATCGGATACAAATTGAAGGGGATACGGGGCAGTATCATTACGGCATTGGGAACTGTGCTACCATCGTTTATCATTATCCTTGCCATTGCACTATTTTTCCATAATTTCAAGGACAATGTCATCGTGGAACGGATATTCAAAGGAATTCGTCCAGCGGTCGTAGCCTTGATTGCCGCACCGACATTCACGATGGCAAAATCGGCCCGGATCAACCGATATAACATGTGGATTCCCGTGGTCTCCGCACTACTGATCTGGTTACTCGGATTCTCTCCGATATGGATAATCATCGCAGCAGGAATAGGGGGATTCCTGTGGGGACAATGGAAAAGAAGAAGAAGAAACTAA